From the genome of Variovorax sp. RA8, one region includes:
- a CDS encoding tannase/feruloyl esterase family alpha/beta hydrolase yields the protein MRSARPPRGGLRLGLLSLASALAACTASGPGAPMPQLSAAQPGPLLSCTDLAAKAARPGTVYTSAVEVAAGPVTVGNASIPAPAHCLVQGHMNERLSTVDGQRYAIGFELRLPRAWNGRFFYQANGGLDGVVVPAMGGIGGGGPASTALQMGFAVISSDAGHAGSMGPRFGLDPQARQDYGYNAVAQLTPMAKHLIAQAYGRGPDRSYIGGCSNGGRHAMVAAARSAAQYDGILAGNPGFQLPKAAVAQLYGAQQYAKVASATTPTGQPDLQSAFTPAELQLVARRLVARCDALDGLADGIVSDVKACQASFRLDADVPTCSGARDGSCLAPAQKTALANVFAGARNTAGRAIYSSFPFDAGIAGANWREWKFASPATRDAGAVAFIFATPPLAERPGGLPFALGFGMDRDAPLIEATSGIYRESAMAFMAPPEATKLDALRARGAKMIVYHGTSDPVFSSDDTAAWYERLQANHGGKASSFARYFPVPGMNHCAGGPATDQFDMLSALVDWVEQGRAPQFVTASARGPGAAVPNAEIPADWSPRRTRALCPYPRVAVYTGGDPEIASSFACR from the coding sequence GTGAGGAGCGCCCGGCCGCCCAGAGGCGGGCTGCGCCTCGGCCTGCTGAGCCTGGCCTCGGCGCTGGCGGCCTGCACTGCATCGGGCCCTGGCGCGCCGATGCCGCAGCTCTCGGCGGCACAGCCCGGTCCACTGCTGTCCTGCACCGACCTCGCAGCCAAGGCCGCGCGGCCGGGCACGGTCTACACCAGCGCGGTCGAAGTCGCTGCCGGTCCCGTCACCGTCGGCAACGCCAGCATCCCAGCGCCTGCGCATTGCCTGGTGCAGGGCCACATGAATGAGCGCCTCAGTACGGTCGATGGCCAGCGTTACGCCATCGGCTTCGAGCTGCGTCTGCCGCGCGCCTGGAACGGCCGCTTCTTCTACCAGGCCAATGGCGGGCTGGACGGCGTGGTGGTGCCGGCGATGGGCGGCATCGGTGGCGGCGGCCCTGCGAGCACCGCCCTGCAGATGGGCTTTGCCGTCATCAGCTCGGATGCCGGCCATGCGGGCTCGATGGGCCCGCGCTTCGGCCTTGATCCGCAGGCGCGGCAGGACTACGGCTACAACGCCGTCGCCCAGCTCACGCCCATGGCCAAGCACCTGATCGCGCAGGCCTATGGCCGCGGCCCGGACCGCTCCTATATCGGCGGCTGCTCCAACGGCGGCCGGCATGCGATGGTGGCGGCTGCCCGTTCGGCGGCGCAGTACGACGGCATCCTGGCCGGCAATCCAGGCTTCCAGTTGCCGAAGGCAGCGGTCGCACAGCTCTACGGCGCGCAGCAGTACGCCAAGGTCGCAAGCGCCACCACGCCCACGGGCCAGCCGGATCTCCAGAGCGCCTTCACGCCGGCGGAGCTGCAGCTGGTGGCCCGCCGCCTGGTCGCGCGCTGCGATGCGCTCGACGGGCTGGCCGACGGCATCGTCTCCGACGTGAAGGCCTGCCAGGCGAGCTTCAGGCTCGACGCCGACGTGCCCACCTGCAGCGGCGCGCGCGACGGCAGCTGCCTGGCACCGGCGCAGAAGACTGCACTTGCCAATGTCTTCGCCGGTGCCCGCAACACCGCCGGCCGAGCCATCTACAGCAGCTTCCCCTTCGACGCCGGCATCGCGGGTGCCAATTGGCGCGAATGGAAATTCGCGAGCCCGGCGACGCGCGACGCCGGCGCCGTGGCCTTCATCTTCGCGACGCCTCCGCTGGCGGAACGGCCGGGCGGCCTGCCCTTCGCGCTGGGCTTCGGCATGGACCGCGATGCGCCGCTGATCGAGGCCACGTCCGGCATCTATCGCGAGTCGGCCATGGCCTTCATGGCCCCGCCGGAGGCCACGAAGCTCGACGCGCTGCGCGCACGCGGCGCCAAGATGATCGTCTACCACGGCACCAGCGATCCGGTCTTCTCTTCCGACGACACCGCCGCCTGGTACGAGCGACTGCAGGCGAACCACGGCGGCAAAGCTTCATCCTTCGCGCGCTACTTCCCGGTCCCCGGCATGAACCATTGCGCAGGCGGCCCGGCCACGGACCAGTTCGACATGCTGAGCGCGTTGGTGGACTGGGTCGAGCAGGGCCGGGCGCCGCAGTTCGTCACCGCCAGCGCGCGCGGCCCGGGCGCCGCGGTGCCCAATGCAGAGATACCGGCCGACTGGTCGCCCCGGCGCACCCGTGCGCTGTGCCCCTATCCGCGCGTCGCGGTCTACACCGGCGGCGACCCCGAGATCGCTTCCAGCTTCGCCTGCCGATGA
- a CDS encoding MarR family winged helix-turn-helix transcriptional regulator: MPVPRKKAAIPAASAQPSRPDRLDTRVLEALVGYNARRAWLTVSTVFAERMAVYGLKQVDFSVLSLLAHNPGATSRQLCATLDILPPNLVSLISAMDSRGLIERRPHPYDGRAIGLYLTAAGESLVRDAERTVVELEAEASAKLTARERETLIRLLQKIYH, from the coding sequence ATGCCTGTCCCGCGCAAGAAAGCCGCCATCCCCGCAGCCTCCGCCCAGCCCTCGCGCCCGGACCGGCTCGACACCCGCGTGCTCGAAGCCCTGGTGGGCTACAACGCGCGGCGCGCCTGGCTGACGGTGAGCACCGTCTTCGCCGAACGCATGGCGGTCTACGGGCTCAAGCAGGTGGATTTCTCGGTGCTCTCGCTGCTCGCGCACAACCCCGGCGCCACCTCGCGGCAGCTCTGCGCCACCCTGGATATCCTGCCGCCCAACCTGGTGAGCCTGATCTCCGCCATGGACAGCCGTGGCCTCATCGAACGCCGCCCCCATCCCTACGATGGCCGCGCCATCGGCCTGTACCTGACCGCGGCCGGCGAGTCCCTGGTGCGCGACGCTGAGCGCACGGTGGTCGAGCTGGAAGCGGAAGCCAGCGCCAAGCTCACGGCGCGCGAGCGCGAGACGCTGATACGGCTGCTGCAGAAGATCTATCACTGA
- a CDS encoding acyl-CoA dehydrogenase family protein: MNYQPHPDDQRFLLDAVLGATPRLRALGPFAEFDDALQAQVLDEAGKFVAEVVAPLNRIGDETGCRLAGGEVLTPPGFREAYQGLVDGGWLALSAAPEDGGQGLPAVLEAILFEWLSAANHGLTMAPGLLHGAYDCIRHHGSAELQRAYLPKIASGEWLATMCLTEAHAGSDLGQVRTRALPQPDGSLRVSGSKIFISGGEHDLTPNIVHLVLCRLPGAPAGPKGLSLALVPKLLPDGTRNPVHCERIEEKMGLHGSPTCAMRFDEATGWLVGEPNRGLAAMFVMMNAARLHVALQGIGLLDAAWQKADAYARERRQMRAPGPAPASRGTEAADLIVEHPAVRRLLETQRAWIDGARLLAYRSALQLDIARHDADPARRERAERWCALITPVLKAACTQQAFEGASACLQVFGGHGYVREWGIEQVLRDARVTMIYEGTNQIQAIDLVVRKLVPDGGAGMASLLIELRDELDAAREFDAEVQRRFAQLRYLGTTIALAAQRDPALPHEVADDYLRVVALSLLAWASARIAHAAPETSRWTAPAAAFRRYVLPEFEMRLGMVKRACEVVMAADAAA, translated from the coding sequence ATGAACTACCAGCCCCATCCGGACGATCAGCGCTTCCTGCTCGACGCCGTGCTCGGCGCCACGCCGCGCCTGCGCGCGCTCGGGCCCTTCGCCGAGTTCGACGACGCGCTCCAGGCGCAGGTGCTCGACGAGGCCGGCAAGTTCGTAGCCGAAGTGGTCGCGCCGCTGAACCGGATCGGCGACGAAACGGGCTGCCGCCTGGCCGGCGGCGAGGTGCTCACGCCCCCCGGCTTCCGCGAGGCCTACCAGGGCCTGGTCGACGGCGGCTGGCTCGCGCTGTCCGCGGCACCCGAGGACGGCGGACAAGGCCTGCCGGCCGTGCTCGAGGCCATCCTCTTCGAGTGGCTGAGCGCGGCCAACCACGGCCTGACGATGGCGCCCGGCCTGCTGCATGGCGCCTACGACTGCATCCGGCACCACGGCAGCGCCGAGTTGCAGCGGGCCTATCTGCCCAAGATCGCCAGCGGCGAATGGCTGGCCACCATGTGCCTGACCGAAGCCCATGCCGGCAGCGACCTGGGCCAGGTCCGCACGCGGGCCCTGCCGCAGCCCGACGGCAGCCTGCGCGTGAGCGGCAGCAAGATCTTCATCTCCGGCGGCGAACACGACCTGACGCCGAACATCGTGCACCTGGTGCTTTGCCGGCTGCCCGGTGCGCCGGCGGGCCCCAAGGGCCTCTCGCTGGCCCTGGTGCCCAAGCTGCTGCCGGATGGCACCCGCAACCCGGTGCACTGCGAGCGCATCGAGGAGAAGATGGGCCTGCACGGCAGCCCCACCTGCGCCATGCGCTTCGACGAGGCCACCGGCTGGCTGGTCGGCGAGCCGAACCGCGGCCTGGCCGCGATGTTCGTGATGATGAATGCAGCGCGCCTGCATGTGGCGCTGCAGGGCATCGGCCTGCTCGACGCCGCCTGGCAGAAGGCCGACGCCTACGCCCGCGAGCGGCGCCAGATGCGCGCGCCCGGCCCGGCGCCGGCCAGCCGCGGCACCGAGGCAGCCGACCTGATCGTCGAGCATCCGGCCGTGCGCCGCCTCCTCGAGACCCAGCGCGCCTGGATCGACGGCGCGCGCCTGCTGGCCTACCGCAGCGCGCTGCAGCTGGACATCGCGCGCCACGATGCCGACCCGGCACGGCGCGAGCGCGCCGAACGCTGGTGCGCGCTGATCACGCCGGTGCTGAAGGCGGCCTGCACGCAGCAGGCCTTCGAGGGCGCGAGCGCCTGCCTGCAGGTCTTCGGCGGCCACGGCTATGTGCGCGAGTGGGGCATCGAGCAGGTGCTGCGCGACGCCCGCGTGACCATGATCTACGAGGGCACCAACCAGATCCAGGCCATCGACCTGGTGGTGCGCAAGCTTGTGCCCGACGGCGGCGCCGGCATGGCGAGCCTGCTGATCGAGCTGCGCGACGAGCTCGATGCCGCGCGCGAGTTCGACGCCGAGGTGCAGCGCCGCTTCGCGCAGCTGCGCTACCTCGGCACCACGATCGCCCTGGCGGCCCAGCGCGACCCGGCCCTGCCCCATGAGGTGGCCGACGACTACCTGCGGGTGGTGGCGCTGTCCCTGCTGGCCTGGGCCTCGGCGCGCATCGCGCATGCCGCGCCGGAGACATCGCGCTGGACGGCGCCCGCGGCGGCCTTCCGCCGATACGTGCTGCCGGAGTTCGAGATGCGGCTCGGCATGGTCAAGCGCGCCTGCGAGGTCGTCATGGCGGCCGACGCCGCCGCATAA
- a CDS encoding sulfite exporter TauE/SafE family protein codes for MASLIISDWYFYAVAVPAVLMLGVSKSGFGAGFGSLAVPVLALAVTVPQAAAILMPVLLLMDLLGIAAFRRDFDRSLLYFLIPFGLVGTLVGTVLFRVLPAHAVAGIVGVFTLLFLAQRVLFPPRADAPPPSKVTGAVLTAIGGFTSFIAHAGGPPVNAYVIPLRLRPMVYTATLAYFFFVVNLSKWIPYAWLGLLDWRNMATSLVLLPIAPLGVRLGVRIARRIDAVWFYRFVYLGMLLTGIKLSWDGFLAA; via the coding sequence ATGGCATCCCTCATCATCAGCGACTGGTATTTCTATGCGGTCGCGGTTCCCGCCGTGCTCATGCTCGGCGTCAGCAAGAGCGGCTTCGGCGCCGGCTTCGGTTCGCTGGCAGTGCCCGTGCTGGCCCTGGCGGTCACCGTGCCGCAGGCGGCGGCGATCCTGATGCCGGTGCTGCTGCTGATGGACCTGCTGGGCATCGCCGCCTTCCGGCGCGACTTCGATCGCTCGCTGCTGTATTTCCTGATTCCCTTCGGCCTGGTCGGTACGCTGGTCGGCACGGTGCTGTTCCGGGTGCTGCCCGCGCACGCGGTGGCGGGCATCGTCGGCGTTTTCACGCTGCTGTTCCTGGCGCAGCGTGTGCTCTTCCCGCCGCGCGCGGATGCGCCGCCGCCGTCGAAGGTCACGGGTGCCGTTCTGACCGCCATCGGCGGCTTCACCAGCTTCATTGCGCATGCGGGCGGCCCGCCGGTGAATGCCTACGTGATTCCGCTGCGCCTAAGGCCGATGGTCTATACCGCGACGCTGGCCTATTTCTTCTTCGTGGTGAACCTGAGCAAGTGGATCCCCTACGCATGGCTCGGACTGCTCGACTGGCGCAACATGGCGACCTCGCTGGTGCTGCTGCCGATCGCGCCGTTGGGCGTTCGGCTCGGCGTCCGGATCGCGCGCCGGATCGACGCGGTCTGGTTCTACCGCTTTGTGTACCTCGGTATGCTTTTGACCGGCATCAAGCTGAGCTGGGATGGATTCCTGGCAGCGTGA
- a CDS encoding RtcB family protein: protein MQQKNYEEHAVENGVPVKMWTRGVPVEDEARKQLENAARLPIVFRHIAAMPDVHYGIGATVGSVIPTFKAIIPAAVGVDIGCGMMACKTTLHANDLPDNLGPLRSAIEKAVPHGSNPKRMGRDKGAWETPPDETDAAWATLVDEFEAICEDYPRLKNTNNHKHLGTLGTGNHFIEVCLDEAGSVWFMLHSGSRGVGNAIGTHFIELARKDAEQHQRNLPDVDLAYFEEGARYFGDYVRAVGWAQRFARANREVMMQRVVAVVRKVIGRPFEAHVEAVNCHHNYVQRETHFGQDVLVTRKGAVSAKAGELGIIPGSMGAKSYIVRGKGNPESFMSCSHGAGRKMSRTKAKKLYTVADQIAATEGVECRKDADVIDEIPMAYKDIDAVMEAQKDLVDVVYTLRQVVCVKG, encoded by the coding sequence ATGCAACAGAAGAATTATGAAGAGCACGCGGTCGAGAACGGCGTGCCGGTGAAGATGTGGACCCGGGGCGTGCCCGTCGAGGACGAGGCGCGCAAGCAGCTCGAGAACGCGGCGCGCCTGCCCATCGTGTTCAGGCACATCGCGGCCATGCCCGACGTGCACTACGGTATCGGCGCGACCGTCGGTTCGGTGATCCCGACCTTCAAGGCCATCATCCCGGCCGCCGTGGGCGTGGACATCGGCTGCGGAATGATGGCGTGCAAGACCACGCTGCATGCCAACGACCTGCCCGACAACCTGGGCCCGCTGCGCTCGGCGATCGAGAAGGCCGTGCCGCACGGAAGCAACCCCAAGCGCATGGGCCGCGACAAGGGCGCATGGGAAACGCCGCCGGACGAGACCGATGCCGCCTGGGCAACGCTGGTCGATGAGTTCGAGGCGATCTGCGAGGACTACCCGCGTCTGAAGAACACCAACAACCACAAGCACCTGGGTACGCTGGGTACGGGCAATCACTTCATCGAGGTCTGCCTCGACGAGGCGGGTTCGGTGTGGTTCATGCTGCACTCGGGTTCGCGCGGCGTGGGCAATGCCATCGGCACGCACTTCATCGAGCTCGCCAGGAAGGACGCCGAGCAGCACCAGCGCAACCTGCCCGATGTCGACCTGGCGTATTTCGAGGAAGGCGCGAGGTACTTCGGCGACTATGTGCGTGCGGTGGGCTGGGCCCAGAGGTTCGCGCGTGCCAATCGGGAGGTGATGATGCAGCGCGTGGTTGCGGTCGTGCGCAAGGTGATCGGCAGGCCCTTCGAGGCCCACGTGGAAGCGGTGAACTGCCACCACAACTACGTGCAGCGCGAGACGCACTTCGGCCAGGATGTGCTCGTGACCCGCAAGGGCGCGGTGAGCGCGAAGGCCGGCGAACTGGGGATCATCCCAGGCAGCATGGGCGCCAAGAGCTACATCGTGCGCGGCAAGGGCAACCCGGAGAGCTTCATGAGCTGCAGCCACGGTGCGGGTCGCAAGATGAGCCGAACCAAGGCGAAGAAGCTCTACACCGTGGCCGACCAGATCGCCGCGACTGAAGGCGTCGAGTGCCGCAAGGATGCCGACGTGATCGACGAGATCCCGATGGCCTACAAGGACATTGACGCTGTGATGGAGGCGCAGAAGGACCTGGTGGACGTGGTGTACACACTCAGGCAGGTGGTGTGTGTCAAGGGGTAG